From the genome of Chryseobacterium sp. 7:
TTTACAAAGGTCTTGACGACACTAATGACGGATTGGAAAGAATGCTTAAATAGTAAGATAATATCCTTACGTTATCTTAAATAACTTATTTTTCTGAAAATAAGTTATTGGGATAATAGGTCTTATCATAACCTCTTGAAAGCCTCACTATAAATTATTTTATCATTATCCGATGTCTTCTCTTACAAAATTAGCATTTATAAAAAAATAATTCCAATTTTTTCCCTGTTTAAAGTAAATTAGTCCAACTAGAGATTTGTTGAAAAATAAAATAGATGTTTTTTCCAACTGGTGATTAATTGAATTCCATCTACAAATAATAATTGGGTCAATTTTTCGCTGATATAACCTTTATCTCCGAGCAACTTCCCAAAAATAGACTGTAAAAAGATTCATTTTTCAACGGTTCTCTATCATCAACATTTGCCTGTGTTACACAAAAACTTAAAAGTTCACCTTTGTCATTGATGATGATATGAAGTTTGAAACCATGAAACCAACCCATGGTAGATTTTCCTGTGGTAGCAATATCTTTGAACACTTTGTTCCGTTTTATCCTTTTATTTTTACAAACTCTTATTGGTGTGCTGTCTACAAAAGATATTCCTGTGCAAGTTCCTAAACAACAGGTTTTTGCAAATAGCGTCATAGGCATCAATGCAGACTGCATTAATTCTACAAAGCGATTATAGGAAACAGTTTGGGGGAAATCTTGTGTCATATGTTTTTGCACATAATAAATATAAAAATGTTTAAAAGTCCTAAAACCACTCAGATGAAAAAGCAGCGTAATTGTGATGACTTCAGAAGTGCTCATTCTGGGTTTCTTTTTTGGTTTGTTTCCAAGGAGGAAAGGTTCTGAAAATTTTTCAAAATCTTCACAAAACTCATCAACAATACAAAAAATATCCGTAATTTTATCAAAACAAATCATAAGGCAAATTTTAGTTAAATCATTATCTATCATCAACTTAAAGATACTAATTTTTGCCTTTTATTGCAAGTTTTTTATTCTAAATTTACAATCGAACTCAGGTTATAAGTAAATTAAACATTTGTGATCTTTTTTTGTTTCATGTGAATGCTTCTTTATTTACCTCCAAAAAGGTGAAAATTTCCAACATAATAGTAGAGTCTACCCTTCTAATTAAATTGCTATAAAAATCACTTAATTAATTACAGGTCTTTAATATAAAGAGATAAAAAATATTAATCAATAGTTAGATATTTTTGTTCCAAAAAATTAACATAAGTTTCTTCTTCATAAACCTCAAAATCATTATTTACAAAAATAGAGTGATTATTTATTGGAATTAAACTCAGATCAGGTAGAACAACATTGTATTTTAAATCTACAAAATGACCACAAATACCTTTATCATTGATTTTCGTTAATTTTTCTTTTAAAAATTTGTCTCCTCGATTCATATTGTTAGGCAAATTGCGTAAATATCTTCTTAAGAAAGAAATTTCCCATTCTTCTGTAACTGATTCTATAGCAGATATTTTAAGGTCTTTTATTTCTGAGTCTTTCGCTTTAAGTAATTTATTAAGATATAATTCTACTATATCAGCTATTTTCGCCTTGGATCTTTCTTCTTGGTGCCTGGATGAAAATAATAATAAATATGGGGCTGACAGCAATATTTTATTTTTACTCATTTGTTAATTTTTCGCAAAACAAAGAATAAAATTATATATCATGCAATATATATATTGTAATTTATAAAAATTAATTCAATTATACAAATGCTTACTTAGTCATATTTTAAAATTAATATAACTATATAGTCACTCCTTAAAATACATTTAAAACATTGGATATTAGTATTCTAAATATTGATTCATTTGTTTTTTCTTGCAGGTTTTTGTATTTTAGAGCTTTAAAACCTTGCAAATATGTTGGGAAAAAATCCAGAAAAACTGCCAGAATTATTTCGCCCGATGTTGGTGGATTTTATTGATGAGAAGCACGAACTTGTATTGCTTTCAGAAAAAATTGATTGCAATCTTATGGAGGCGGATACTATTTCTCCAATAATGCAGGTATGGCCAGAAAAAGGTAGTATATTTTTTTCTACTGCAAAAGAATTCAATTTAAATTTGGATACTTTAATAAACGGACATTGTAAAGGTAAATAATATTTTATCTATTAAAATACACCAGATCAATAGATTTTATCCTTAACGTACTTTATAATCCGTTTCGTGAGCCGACCCCTAAATGATCCACCTAAACCACTGGGATATGAGTAATGATTTTTGGTAGAAAATTGTTTTATTTCGATAGCTGTTTTCATAATATTAAATTATTTATTTAGTTTATATAATAATATAAAGTTATTGTTTTAAAATAAGCTTTATGCTTTGGTATATGAGGAAACTTTGTCTTCTTCTGAAGTGGTGAAGGTTTCATAAGAGAAAGCATAATAAGTTTTGGTTTTTTGGGTTTGTTTCCGTTGATGTCAAAGAACTCTGTTTTTTGCTTCGTTTAAATTGAGGTATCGTCTTTTCTATTCCCTATACCATGAAATTTTTCAGGCATAAAAATGGGGCGGTTCACCGCTGGGTGTCGGGGTAGTATTTTTCGGAGGGTCTGCAAAAAATTTTTAAGGGAGCTTGCGGAACAAAAATTTTTGTGGAAACCGTAAAATACTATTAGCAAAGAATTTTTTTGAATGAAACATTTCACCTTCGCATAAGAAAAACGGACTGCCTCAAAAACGAAGTGAAAGACAGCAAGTTCTTATCAACGGGGATGAATCCGGAAAATCTTAAACTTAATGCTTTCTCGTTGCAACCCACACATAAAAAATAATTCCATACTGCCGGAGGGGATCTGATCGGGTTGGCCATCGAGGGGAATTCAGAAATCCGGAGGCTGGAATTTAGTTCGATAAAAGCAGTGCAGCTGAGGGCAACCGGGCCGGATCCGGAAAAACTTAACGAACTAAAAATATGCTCAATCTAGCGTTAGGGATTGAAGCAATTGTCTTTTCTTTCATTTTTTATTTCTTTTTTTTTGCGCAACTTTTTTTTCTTTTTATAGACAGCATCTATTAAAAATTGATGATGTTTTTTCCGACTATAAAAAATATTTGTCCGTTAGGACAAAAAAAAGCATGTGAGCCGAAGGTGAACTCCTTTTTAAGGCTTTAGCCGACTATAAAACAATTGCTTTTTAAAATACAATAGTTTTTTATTACATAGCTTTTTAGCTTCTGTAAAAAGCCTATGGAAAGGGGTTTACAGAGATAATGCTGTAGGTCTATCCGTCATAACTATGTAGGTCTATCCGTCAAAATCCATCTTAAAACTGTAGGTCTATCCGTCATAACTATGTAGGTCTATCCGTCATAACTATGTAGTTCTATCCGTCAACAATGTAGGTCTATCCGTTAACTATGTAGGTCTATCCGTCAACTATGTAGGTCTATCCGTTAACTATGTAGGTCTATCCGTTAACTATGTAGGTCTATCCGTCAACTATGTAGGTCTATCCGTTAACTATGTAGGTCTATCCGTAACTTAACATAATTATTTCTTTAGTTCGGGAAATACTTTATCATATAAGTACCCTCCAAGCTTTTTAATTTCTTCCCCACTTTCGGTTTCAAACCATACTTTTTTATGATAGAATTTTGATTCTTTATTATCATAACTCTTGTTAAATGTTACTGCATTCATGAACCTGTTATACATTTCCTTGTAGCCCATCCTTTGTAATAAGAACATAATTTGATTTTCTTTTAACCCATATTCTGTAAAATGTTTTATAGCGTTCATCATTTCCGGTTCTAGCGAATCTTTGTCTAATCTTTTTTGAAATGTGAAATGCAGTCCTGTAATTTTTCTACCGCTTTTTACCGTAGTCCACTTTATATTTGAAATATCTAATTTGGTGTTACTGTTAAAGGATTCAATCGCTGGATCTAAAAAAACTCTTTTAAATTCAGACCAAGACTGTAAATATTCCTTCTTTTTAAAATCTGTTTGCTTTTCATCCGGCTGAAATAATAATTTAAGCTGAAGTTGCTGGCTTTCCTGAGTTTCATCTTCATCGTCTCGGATGTAAACTATAAATCCTAAAAGTGTTTTAAATTCTTCTAAAGAGACCTTGTAAAAGCCTGTTGATTTGTATTGAGAAAGAAGCTCAAAAAACTTTTTCCTGCTTTCTCCTTTTAAATCAATAATATTACTTTCAATTTGAGTATATTCAATTTTCGAGGTTTTTGCATACTCTAATGCAAATTTCTCATAGAAAAAAATTTTCCCAAAATCAGCAAAAGTGATAATAAATTCTTTGGGGTTAAAATCGTTTACCTCTACATTACTAAATAGATTATAAACGACTAGGCTAGAAGTTTTTTTATTATAAAATGCTCCTTTGGGTTCTAACAAACCAAAACAAAAAGATAGAATTTGATCGGGTGAATAAGTATTTTTCTGGACTTTTATTTTTTTATACTCCAAAAATTTATCATAGTTAAAAATTACTTTTCCAGTTGCATTAGGGTCAGTAAAATTTATTTGAGTTTGGAGAAAATAAATTATATCTTTTTGTATCTCTAGTACATCTTGTAAAATACTTTTAGTAAATAAATTCGACTGAAATAAATAATTTCTATTTGGCTCCATATTAATTTTTTGAGAATGGTTTATAAGTAAAATTTGTTACTGGATTATCATTGTCAAATATTGCATAAAAGCTGTCAGGATTGGAAAAATAATCATCTTTTTTAATATAAACTTTTATCCATAACCATTCTTTATTTTTACTACTCAGCCAACTTGCTAGTTTTGAAGGGTTCCATGTTTTATTATACCATACTGTTTTTTTGCTTAAAGTATCATAAACTACACAAAAAAAACCTGTACTTTCTACTGTTTTCATTTACTAATATTTTTTGAATTGTAGTAATAATTTCTTATATTTGTGGTAGGAAAAAACATCTTTATCGATGTTTGAGGGCTCTATTTATTAGGGCTCTTTTTTATTTCTGTCTTCTCAGATTTATTAGGTGAAAATCTAAAAAGACTTACCGCCATTGCTAATAAAAATACTATAACAAAGCCAATTAATACTGTAGCACAACCTATATTTAAAGTCTGTAAAAAACAGCCTTCTCCTTTAGGTTTGATGGGATTGATCGGATGGCCACAATTAGGGCAAGCTTCCGCATTATCAGAAATCCTTTTATTACATTCAGGGCAATTGACTAACATAGTATTATTATTTTCTATTGATCTTAAATTTCATTTCCAAGTGTTCTACCAAGAGAGCTAAAAATTCTTCTTTGGTATACCTTCCACCTCCCTTTTGTTGATGGAAAATAAAATTATAAATCCAATTTACATCATTTTCACTCAGGGTAAATGATGTATTACTCATTATTGTATTAGGATCTCTTTTTAATCCTCTCCCCCTTTTTGTTGGTTTTTCTATATCTTCCGGGCGTTGGGGAATATCCGCAAATGTATTTCTTAAAAGCTGGATTCCCTCACGTACAGCATCACTTTCACTATAAAGATGATTAGATGGATTTTCTTCTATTTTAAAAATCCTGAATCTTTTTATATAGTGAATCAGATCCTGATTAACCCGGAAAGAAAAAATTACAGTATTATCAGTAGAATATTCTTTTTCCTGTTCCTGTATTTTTTCTGCATTTTTCTGTAGGTTGAATCCGGCAGTCTTTAAATTTCCAAGACCTTTAATTTTAGGCTTATTTTGCATCTATTTTAATTTTCATTAGTAGTTCATCTGTTAACTTTCGATAATCCATAGAAACAGGGGAAAACGGCTTTAAAAAGACTGCCGATTCTTCCATGTTAATACTGGTTCTTATGAAAGCGTTCTTTCTCACATAGCTTTTAAAAAGAAGATTTGAAATTTCACTTTCGGAAAGTTCTCTGTAAGCTTCTTTAAAATCCTTTGTATTTTCCTCTACTTTAGCAAAGAAAAATCCTAAATATTGCGCTGTTAATTTTTCATTCACCTGTAAGCGGTCCAGTGTTAAGATAAGGGTTGTAAGTCCGTCCAATGTAAAAGCGTCATAATCTACCGGAGAAATAATATAATCGGATGCAAAAACAGCGATTTCACCAAATCCAAGATCATCATTTATGGGCTTTGGTGCACAGTCTATCAGGCAGAAATCAAAATCTTTTTCCACTTTTTTCAATGGTTTTTTTAAGCTATCCCTTTTTAGACCTTTAGTAGAAAGCTCTAGCTTTCCGGAAATAACAGATATATTTTGGTTTTTCCCCCTTAATGCATAGCGGATAGGCTCTACAGAGTGCAAAAATTCCTCTACATTATACTCAATTGTTTTATCTACACCATAACCGAGTGATAAATGGCATTGTGTATCAAAATCAATAACCAAAACCTTATATCCCATTTCCGCTAAAACTCCGGAAATATTGATGGTACTGGTAGTTTTTGTAACACCTCCTTTCTGAGTAAATATTGATATTGTTTTCATTGCTTAATTTTTGTATATTTAATTTTAGTTCGTTAAAATGTAGCTGGCCAGCTCGATATCTTCCGGAACCGGTTTTAATTTAACGAACTAAAATTTTTTACTGCTGTTTATTTTTTTAGTTCGCTAAAATCATTCAGGATCTTTAAAATCCTGGAACGAATGACGAACTATTATTTTTAAAGTTCCTTTATAAATTTTGCCGTGCTTTTCAGAGATTCCTCAATTACACTGATTTGTTTTAACATTCCGGCCTTTTGTTCTGCCATTTTTTGGATTTTCTCATCCTTTTTCCGGATGGTTCCCTCTAATCTTTTTATTTCTGCTCCCTGTTCTTTGCTTTTTTCAAGCAAAGGAAAATATTTTTCTATAACTTTTAGAACTGCATAACCATTATTAGTTGTATCAAGATGTTCTAAAAGTTTTTCAAAGCGATCTTTGTCCTCTTCTGTGAGACTTTTCACATAGATAGTATCAGGACGTGAGTTTGTTCTAGCCATTTTGATTTTTATTATTAGTTTAAAACACTTTTAATTGCTCTTCCTGTTTAATTACTCGGCAGGTATCGCCATCGTAAAAGGTCCAATCTTGGCCATTTACATCAGAAAATGAAACCGTTTTACTCTGTGGATAATAAAGGCCATTTAGAACTTTCCCAATTGCAACAGTGGATCCTGTTTTTCTGATATCCTCAATTTTAAGGACTTCAAATTTTACGTACTTAGGTTGATTATTCATATTTGTTAATTGGTTTTGTAAATATACTAAATAATTTAATTAGTCAATATAATAATTTAATATTTGTTTATAAATTTTCTATTAACATTACAGCTAATACAGCTATTATAAGTATAATTAATCCTTTGGCAGGACTAAGAAAATCTTTATTCCCAAAACCACATTGTATAAATGGATAGAAAAATATAATAAAACAACCCCTTTTTAAAAAACAAAAAACACAATGCGTCCTGATTATAAAAATATTTATAATGATATCCTTGAAAAAAAATATCCTCACAAAAGAAAAGAATGTGAGTCTTTACTAAAAAAAAGATGTAATTTTGCAAAATAATTTGCTCAATATTATTGAGCAGATGAGATACAAATATGAACATAATTTAAAAAAATAGTTAAACGATGAAAAAAAGATTATTGCCGCTCCTTTTTGGATTGATGGGCTGCGTTTCTCTCTATGGTCAGGTCGGGGTCAATACAGAGACTCCTAAAGCGACCTTAGAGGTAAGACCTAAAGCTATTGACGGAAGTATTTCCGAAGGTGTCATTTGTCCACGTCTTACAGCCGATGCACTGCATCAGGCAGATATTAACGGAGTATACAGCCAGGACCAGGATGGGACTATTGCTTTTGTCACTTCACAGCCTTCTGCTGGCAACAGGGTTGGACAAACGATTGATATAGACTCAAGAGGCTATTACTATTATGATTATCCTGCCAATAAATGGATTAAAATGCTGTATGGAGCTCCCGGAGCTGTGGTAGGATCTTTAGACTGCGCCGGAGCAACAGTTTCAGGCAGCTTAGTCAATGGCCAGCCTGCCTCAGGAGTTACAGGATCTATTAACTACACAGGAGGAAACGGGGGAACTTACTTTGGTGGAGCCGTAGGCTCTACAGGAGTAACCGGTCTTACAGCGAGTATTGCTTCCGGGACGATTAATCAAGGATTCGGAAGTTTATCATATACAATAACAGGAACACCTTCTGGAGCGGGAAATGCTATTTTTCCTGTTAACTTTGGTGGGAAGTCATGTAATTTATCGATTCCTGTTACCAATTCTTCTGCTAACGTTACAGTATTAAACTGTGCTGCAGCAACAGTTTCAGGAAGCTTAACCAGTGGCCAGCCTGCTTCAGGAGTTACAGCATCTATTGGTTATACAGGAGGAAACGGGGGAACTTACGGAGGCGAGAGCGTTACTTCTACAGGAGTAACCGGTCTTACAGCAACGTTGAATTCGGGAACGATATCGTCTTCTGGAAATATTATTTATAGTATATCCGGGACACCATCTTCTAATGGCACAGCGAGTTTTACGATTAATTTTGGAGGTCAGAGTTGTGTATTATCAGTAAATGTAGGATCAGCCCTTTCAATAGGAAGCGGCAGCTTAGTTGGTAAAACATGCTTTGATGTTGTAATGGTTAATGACGGAGGAGACTGCGGTACCCTTTCCGGCCGCTTATCTCAGAAGGCAGACTTTAGCCAGGCATCAACGAATGTACAGACTTATACCTTTACTCCTACAGGTACAGTAAGCAATGTTCGTTTTTTATATACCAATAGCAATGGACAGGTCATTAACAGTATCAGTGGAGGGAATTCCGGAAATAATATAACCACTTCTGTTAATGCGACAGTCAGTTACAATACGAACCTGAACACGCTTGCTTCCGGAACGATGAGAATAAATGCGTTAACGGCCCAGATCATTGTTATTTATAATGATGGTGCGAGTAATAACGGTACAGATCGTCAGCTTCGACTAACAGTTAATGTACAGGACTGTGCTTGTTGTGGGGCTTATATTGCTCCAGGGCAGTGGAAGGGTTTTATGTGCCATAACTTAGGGGCGGATATGAGTGCAAACGCTCTTGTTGCTTCAGCCTCTATTCACGGAGCGAAATACCAGTGGGGAGCTCAGACAAATGAGACGGGAAGATACTATTCTCAGGCTCAGGATCTGTCTAATTCAGGAACGATTGCAGGATGGAATAGTACAGACTTACCTGATAACACCTGGCAGGATGGAGTAAAAACAGCTAAAGATCCTTGTCCTGCAGGATACAGGGTTCCTACACAGGCACAATGGCAGGGTATTCTAAGCTATCCAAGCCTAAACCCTATAACAAGAATAGGTAGCTGGGCTAGCAGTGCTACAAATTACACAACGGCTATTAAGTTTGGAAACTCTTTATTGCTTCCTGCCGCAGGCAGCCGTCTCTTCACTAGTGGTGCGCTCAACGGACGCGGTATCAACGGCTCCTACTGGAGTAGTACCCAGTATACTAGTCTGTATCTGTATGCCAACTACCTGAACTTCGATAGTAGTGCCAATCTTATGAACTTCTACAGTCGTGCGAACGGGTTTAGCGTCCGCTGTATCTCAGAATAAATTCTATTGATTTTATTATTTATCTATTTCCGGCGGCTTTTTGCTGCCGGAATTTTTACTAAAATAATCTATATTCCTATGAAAATAGCAGATATAATAAGGCAAGAAGATCATACCAAAATACAGCTCTATAAGCAGGGCGTGTTTTGGGTAGCCTATGAGCAAAGTGCTTATGCTGTATGGAAGATCACAGGCTATAAAGCGAGTAAAAAATATGTGAAGAATATTTGCAGCTATGTGGTAAGCATTGGCTTTCCTAGCTCTGCTTTGGAAAATAAACAATGGAGGGGGAAGCTCTTTCCTTTGGAAAGGACAGAAAAATATATGAGCTTCTTGCCTTCTTTCCCATTGGAAAATGAAAAATTTGAACTCTGGAAAAGTAATGCAGCCTTATCTGAAAAAAAAGAGAATGATAAAGAAACAAAATCTACAGAAGAAGCAATAAAAAAATTCCCTTTGGAATCCAAAACACCTGTTGAAGCTTTCTTGTTTCTACGGGATTTACAAGACAAAATAAAAGTAAAAAATGGCATTATATGATCAGCTTCCAGTATACAAGATAAGTTATGATTTGCTGTTACAGCTATACCATATTTCTAAAAATATGGAACGTGATTATAAATTTACATTGGGAGAAAAAATAAAAAATGAAAGCACAGAACTTATCATCCATATTTACAAAGCCAATACAAAAGCACAGAAAATAGAATTATTAGAAAAAGCAAAATCAAATATAGAAGTAATAAGACTTTTACTTCGGATATATAAAGACCTGAAACAGATCTCTTTAAAAGATTTCATAGAGGTGTCAGAAAAAATAGAAAGTACCAGTAAGCAGATAAATGCCTGGTATGTGCAACAAAAAAATAAATAAACATCTACACAGTAGGTCAGAGTTCTGTATAAAATATTATTCAGGAGAGTACCTGCCAAGTTCAGTAGAATGCCTATATGGGTAAAAACGTTGTGAATGTGAAATAAACAATGTGCTAATAGGCAAAAATAAAAATTCTACAAGCATTGCCTGCCGCAGGCAACCGTAACAACACTAATGGTGCGCTCAACAACCGCGGTAACAACGGCAATTACTGGAGTAGTACCCAGAATACTAGTCCAAATGCCAACAACCTGAACTTCAATAGTAGTACCGCTGGTATGAACAACAACAATCGTACGAACGGGTTTAGCGTCCGCTGTATCTCAGTACTTGGCTGTAGATGTTATTTTTATAAAATCTTATGACAGAATTAAAGTATAATATATTCCTAGCTTATTACGAAGCAAGGAAAAATAAACGACATACCCGGAATCAGCTATTATTTGAAATAGAGTATGAAAGTAATCTTTTGGAACTTTATTCAGAGATAAAAAATAGAACTTATAAAGTGGGTAAAAGCGTAGCTTTTATAGTAGAAGAACCTATAAAGAGAGAGATTTTTGCTGCAGATTTCAGGGATAGAATTGTACACCATTTATTATTTATGTATATAAATCCTATATTAGAATCAGCTTTTATAGATGATAGCTATAGCTGTCGTAAAGGAAAAGGTACACTTCTTGGGATCCAAAAAGCTTATGAATATCTGGAAAAAGTTTCTAATAATTTTACACATAGCGCTTATATACTAAAGCTGGATATAAAAGGATACTTTATGAGTATAAATAAAAATATTCTGCTAAGCAAGCTGCAGAAAATGATTA
Proteins encoded in this window:
- a CDS encoding IS982 family transposase, giving the protein MICFDKITDIFCIVDEFCEDFEKFSEPFLLGNKPKKKPRMSTSEVITITLLFHLSGFRTFKHFYIYYVQKHMTQDFPQTVSYNRFVELMQSALMPMTLFAKTCCLGTCTGISFVDSTPIRVCKNKRIKRNKVFKDIATTGKSTMGWFHGFKLHIIINDKGELLSFCVTQANVDDREPLKNESFYSLFLGSCSEIKVISAKN
- a CDS encoding replication initiation protein; translation: MEPNRNYLFQSNLFTKSILQDVLEIQKDIIYFLQTQINFTDPNATGKVIFNYDKFLEYKKIKVQKNTYSPDQILSFCFGLLEPKGAFYNKKTSSLVVYNLFSNVEVNDFNPKEFIITFADFGKIFFYEKFALEYAKTSKIEYTQIESNIIDLKGESRKKFFELLSQYKSTGFYKVSLEEFKTLLGFIVYIRDDEDETQESQQLQLKLLFQPDEKQTDFKKKEYLQSWSEFKRVFLDPAIESFNSNTKLDISNIKWTTVKSGRKITGLHFTFQKRLDKDSLEPEMMNAIKHFTEYGLKENQIMFLLQRMGYKEMYNRFMNAVTFNKSYDNKESKFYHKKVWFETESGEEIKKLGGYLYDKVFPELKK
- a CDS encoding zinc-ribbon domain-containing protein → MLVNCPECNKRISDNAEACPNCGHPINPIKPKGEGCFLQTLNIGCATVLIGFVIVFLLAMAVSLFRFSPNKSEKTEIKKSPNK
- a CDS encoding ParA family protein, yielding MKTISIFTQKGGVTKTTSTINISGVLAEMGYKVLVIDFDTQCHLSLGYGVDKTIEYNVEEFLHSVEPIRYALRGKNQNISVISGKLELSTKGLKRDSLKKPLKKVEKDFDFCLIDCAPKPINDDLGFGEIAVFASDYIISPVDYDAFTLDGLTTLILTLDRLQVNEKLTAQYLGFFFAKVEENTKDFKEAYRELSESEISNLLFKSYVRKNAFIRTSINMEESAVFLKPFSPVSMDYRKLTDELLMKIKIDAK
- a CDS encoding FISUMP domain-containing protein is translated as MKKRLLPLLFGLMGCVSLYGQVGVNTETPKATLEVRPKAIDGSISEGVICPRLTADALHQADINGVYSQDQDGTIAFVTSQPSAGNRVGQTIDIDSRGYYYYDYPANKWIKMLYGAPGAVVGSLDCAGATVSGSLVNGQPASGVTGSINYTGGNGGTYFGGAVGSTGVTGLTASIASGTINQGFGSLSYTITGTPSGAGNAIFPVNFGGKSCNLSIPVTNSSANVTVLNCAAATVSGSLTSGQPASGVTASIGYTGGNGGTYGGESVTSTGVTGLTATLNSGTISSSGNIIYSISGTPSSNGTASFTINFGGQSCVLSVNVGSALSIGSGSLVGKTCFDVVMVNDGGDCGTLSGRLSQKADFSQASTNVQTYTFTPTGTVSNVRFLYTNSNGQVINSISGGNSGNNITTSVNATVSYNTNLNTLASGTMRINALTAQIIVIYNDGASNNGTDRQLRLTVNVQDCACCGAYIAPGQWKGFMCHNLGADMSANALVASASIHGAKYQWGAQTNETGRYYSQAQDLSNSGTIAGWNSTDLPDNTWQDGVKTAKDPCPAGYRVPTQAQWQGILSYPSLNPITRIGSWASSATNYTTAIKFGNSLLLPAAGSRLFTSGALNGRGINGSYWSSTQYTSLYLYANYLNFDSSANLMNFYSRANGFSVRCISE
- a CDS encoding four helix bundle protein codes for the protein MALYDQLPVYKISYDLLLQLYHISKNMERDYKFTLGEKIKNESTELIIHIYKANTKAQKIELLEKAKSNIEVIRLLLRIYKDLKQISLKDFIEVSEKIESTSKQINAWYVQQKNK